One part of the Marichromatium purpuratum 984 genome encodes these proteins:
- a CDS encoding bifunctional acetate--CoA ligase family protein/GNAT family N-acetyltransferase produces MRLTDIDQLFTPSAVAVFGASDEEGSIGGMVFRNLLAGGFKGHCYAINPKYEEVAGQPCYPSLTALDKHIDLAVIAIPAERVPAILDQCGSYGAKAAVVHSAGFAEHGERGEVLQERMVEAARRNRIRVLGPNCLGVMRPQHGLNASVGEALPRSGNVALVSQSGAICTAMIDWSEPRKVGFSAVVSLGAAADVDFGDILDYLALDNQTQCILLYVEGIRNARHFISGLRAAARLKPVVIVKAGRHPAGSRAIKSHTGGFVGSAEVFRAVTDRAGVVQVDDLDQLFAAAQVFGARRRLAGDRIAIITNGGGPGVLAADRTVELGLTLAQLSDSTRQVLERVLPDYWSHGNPIDIIGDANPERYRAALDACLADPEVDGVLCILAPLVFGDPVATAEEVIDAAKGSRKPVLACWMGGQYVAEAQTLLAENGVPHFDNPEVAASAFAFLAVHQRNQKLLMQSPAPLAFENPPDIEGARLIIEGVMAEGRKVLGTVEAKAILSAFRIPTMQAVMARTPNEALMAAEALGFPVVMKVNSPDLEHKSAVDGVKLNIADAQSVRRTFTEIVERARRLRPDARLEGVTVEHMVSSRAARELMIEVFRDKIFGPVICFGAGGTKIEVIEDRALGLPPLNAFIIQTMIDHTRIARLMGSFQHMPPMNRVALARILQRVSEMVCELPEVIGLRINPLIGNDKEVIAVDASIHVDYRPPQQRIYGHMAIYPYPSHLIERVQLPDGRDLVIRPIRPEDAEMEQDFVRGLSEQTKYFRFMQAIKELTPEMLVRFTQIDYDREIALIGVLEHEGKEVQVGVARYMTRPGGEACEFAIVVSDQWRNMGIGARLMRSLMQNARRRGFRVMDGEVLSANNRMLALVKSLGFRIVNDPQDMSVKLVSKVL; encoded by the coding sequence ATGCGCTTGACCGACATTGACCAACTCTTCACCCCGAGTGCCGTGGCGGTGTTCGGTGCGAGCGACGAGGAGGGCTCGATCGGCGGAATGGTGTTCCGCAACCTGCTCGCGGGTGGCTTCAAGGGTCACTGTTATGCGATCAACCCCAAGTACGAGGAGGTCGCCGGTCAGCCCTGCTATCCGAGCCTGACGGCGCTCGACAAGCACATCGACCTGGCGGTGATCGCCATCCCCGCCGAGCGGGTGCCGGCGATCCTCGATCAGTGCGGCAGCTACGGGGCCAAGGCGGCGGTGGTGCACTCGGCCGGATTCGCCGAGCACGGCGAGCGTGGCGAGGTGCTCCAGGAGCGCATGGTCGAGGCGGCGCGGCGCAATCGTATCCGTGTGCTCGGGCCCAACTGTCTCGGGGTGATGCGTCCGCAGCACGGGCTCAACGCCAGTGTCGGCGAGGCACTGCCGCGCAGCGGCAACGTCGCCCTGGTGTCGCAGTCGGGGGCGATCTGTACCGCGATGATCGACTGGTCGGAACCGCGCAAGGTCGGTTTCTCGGCAGTGGTCTCGCTCGGCGCGGCGGCCGATGTCGACTTCGGCGACATCCTCGACTATCTCGCCCTCGACAACCAGACCCAGTGCATCCTGCTCTATGTCGAGGGGATTCGCAACGCGCGCCACTTCATCAGCGGGCTGCGCGCCGCGGCACGGCTCAAGCCGGTGGTGATCGTCAAGGCCGGGCGCCATCCGGCCGGCTCGCGCGCGATCAAGTCGCACACCGGTGGCTTCGTCGGCTCGGCGGAGGTGTTCCGCGCGGTCACCGACCGTGCCGGCGTGGTGCAGGTCGACGACCTCGATCAGCTGTTCGCCGCCGCCCAGGTGTTCGGCGCCCGCCGTCGGCTCGCCGGCGACCGCATCGCCATCATCACCAATGGCGGCGGCCCCGGTGTGCTCGCCGCCGATCGCACCGTTGAGCTGGGCCTGACCCTGGCGCAGTTGAGCGACTCCACCCGTCAGGTGCTCGAGCGGGTGTTGCCGGATTACTGGTCGCACGGCAACCCCATCGACATCATCGGCGATGCCAACCCGGAGCGTTATCGCGCCGCGCTCGACGCCTGTCTCGCCGACCCCGAGGTCGACGGCGTGCTCTGCATCCTCGCGCCGCTGGTGTTCGGCGACCCGGTGGCCACCGCCGAGGAGGTGATCGACGCGGCCAAGGGCAGTCGCAAGCCGGTGCTCGCCTGCTGGATGGGCGGGCAGTACGTGGCCGAGGCGCAGACCCTGCTCGCCGAGAACGGGGTGCCGCACTTCGACAACCCCGAGGTCGCCGCCTCGGCCTTCGCCTTCCTCGCCGTGCACCAGCGCAACCAGAAGCTGCTGATGCAGTCGCCGGCGCCGTTGGCCTTCGAGAACCCGCCCGACATCGAGGGGGCGCGACTGATCATTGAGGGGGTGATGGCCGAGGGGCGCAAGGTGCTCGGCACCGTCGAGGCCAAGGCGATCCTCTCGGCCTTCCGCATCCCCACCATGCAGGCGGTGATGGCGCGTACCCCCAACGAGGCGCTGATGGCCGCCGAGGCACTCGGCTTCCCGGTGGTGATGAAGGTCAACTCGCCCGATCTGGAGCACAAGTCCGCCGTCGATGGGGTCAAGCTCAACATCGCCGACGCCCAGTCGGTGCGCCGCACCTTCACCGAGATCGTCGAGCGTGCCCGACGGCTGCGCCCGGACGCCCGGCTCGAGGGGGTGACTGTCGAGCACATGGTCTCGAGCCGCGCCGCGCGCGAGCTGATGATCGAGGTCTTCCGCGACAAGATCTTCGGCCCGGTGATCTGCTTCGGCGCCGGCGGTACCAAGATCGAGGTGATCGAGGACCGCGCCCTGGGCCTGCCGCCGCTCAACGCCTTCATCATCCAGACGATGATCGACCACACCCGCATCGCGCGGCTGATGGGCAGCTTCCAGCACATGCCGCCGATGAACCGGGTGGCGCTGGCGAGGATCCTGCAGCGCGTCTCGGAGATGGTCTGCGAGCTGCCCGAGGTGATCGGTCTGCGCATCAACCCGCTGATCGGCAACGACAAGGAGGTGATCGCGGTCGACGCCTCGATCCATGTCGACTACCGCCCGCCGCAGCAGCGCATCTACGGGCACATGGCGATCTATCCCTATCCGAGCCACCTCATCGAGCGGGTACAGCTGCCCGACGGGCGCGATCTGGTGATCCGCCCGATCCGTCCGGAGGATGCCGAGATGGAGCAGGACTTCGTCCGCGGACTCTCCGAGCAGACCAAGTACTTCCGTTTCATGCAGGCGATCAAGGAGCTGACCCCGGAGATGCTGGTGCGCTTCACCCAGATCGACTACGACCGCGAGATCGCGCTGATCGGGGTGCTCGAGCACGAGGGCAAGGAGGTGCAGGTCGGGGTGGCGCGCTACATGACGCGCCCGGGCGGCGAGGCCTGCGAGTTCGCCATCGTGGTCTCCGACCAGTGGCGCAACATGGGCATCGGCGCGCGGCTGATGCGCTCGCTGATGCAGAACGCGCGCCGACGCGGCTTCCGGGTGATGGACGGCGAGGTGCTCTCGGCCAACAACCGCATGCTGGCGCTGGTCAAGTCGCTCGGCTTCCGCATCGTCAACGATCCCCAGGACATGTCGGTGAAGCTCGTCAGCAAGGTGCTCTGA